A window from Oryzomonas sagensis encodes these proteins:
- the thrS gene encoding threonine--tRNA ligase: MASINITLPDGSVRELPAGANVFDLAASIGAGLAKAALAGKINGELVDLTAPVSDGAHVEIITEKSPEALEIIRHSASHLMAQAVKELFPQAKVTIGPAIETGFYYDFDMDRPFTPEDLERIEAKMSEFAAADLKLERRVLASADAIRMFEEMGEPYKTELINDLGVETVSVYSQGEFADLCRGPHVPSTSRIKAFKLLSIAGAYWRGDEKNRMLQRIYGTAFVDKKELEAYLNRLEEAKRRDHRKLGRDLDLFSFSDEVGAGFAIWHPKGAMLRTVLEDFERKEHLKRGYDIVVGPQILKTELWQRSGHYENYRENMYFTEVDEQSFGIKPMNCLAHMMIYKSQLRSYRDLPLRYFELGTVHRHERAGVLHGLLRVRCFTQDDAHILCTPEQLDAEIKGVLAFVSDVMAIFGFEYEMELSTRPEKSIGDDASWELATNALLSALKDSGRPYEINEGDGAFYGPKIDIKLRDCLDRRWQCATIQCDFTLPERFDLNYIGPDGEKKRPVMVHRVILGSIERFIGVLIEHFAGSFPLWLSPVQAIVLTVTDNQIAFAQEVQALLRAAGVRVQADFRNEKLSFKIREAQLQKVPYMLVIGDKEVEQGTVTPRYRDGKNLQPMTPADFVDFIALECRNFR; the protein is encoded by the coding sequence ATGGCGAGTATCAATATCACGCTTCCTGACGGTTCCGTAAGGGAACTTCCCGCAGGCGCGAACGTTTTCGATCTGGCAGCATCCATTGGAGCCGGTCTTGCGAAAGCCGCCCTGGCCGGCAAGATCAATGGCGAACTGGTTGACCTCACCGCACCCGTGAGCGACGGCGCGCATGTGGAGATCATCACCGAAAAAAGCCCCGAAGCCTTGGAAATTATTCGTCATTCGGCCTCGCACCTGATGGCCCAGGCGGTGAAGGAGTTGTTTCCCCAGGCCAAGGTGACCATCGGTCCGGCCATTGAGACCGGCTTTTACTACGATTTCGATATGGACCGGCCCTTTACCCCGGAAGATTTGGAGCGTATCGAGGCCAAGATGTCCGAGTTTGCCGCGGCCGATCTGAAGCTTGAGCGTCGGGTGCTGGCCAGTGCTGACGCTATCCGTATGTTTGAGGAAATGGGTGAGCCCTACAAGACCGAACTGATCAACGACTTAGGCGTTGAAACGGTGTCGGTCTATAGCCAGGGTGAATTTGCCGACCTCTGCCGCGGCCCCCACGTGCCCAGCACCTCCCGCATCAAAGCCTTCAAGCTGCTCTCCATTGCCGGTGCCTATTGGCGCGGCGATGAGAAGAACCGTATGCTGCAACGCATCTACGGCACGGCCTTTGTGGACAAGAAGGAGCTTGAAGCCTATCTGAATCGCCTGGAAGAGGCCAAGCGCCGCGATCACCGCAAGCTGGGACGTGACCTGGATCTCTTCTCCTTTTCCGACGAGGTCGGCGCAGGCTTTGCCATCTGGCACCCCAAGGGGGCCATGTTGCGTACGGTTTTGGAAGACTTCGAACGCAAGGAACACCTCAAGCGCGGTTACGACATCGTGGTGGGCCCCCAGATCCTCAAGACCGAATTGTGGCAGCGCTCCGGGCATTACGAGAACTACCGCGAGAATATGTACTTTACCGAGGTGGACGAGCAGAGCTTCGGCATCAAGCCGATGAACTGCCTTGCCCACATGATGATCTACAAGTCCCAGCTTCGCAGCTACCGCGACCTGCCGTTGCGCTATTTCGAACTGGGCACGGTGCACCGCCACGAGCGGGCCGGCGTACTGCACGGCCTTTTGCGGGTCCGCTGCTTCACCCAGGACGACGCCCATATCCTCTGCACTCCGGAGCAACTGGATGCCGAGATCAAGGGTGTTCTTGCCTTTGTCAGCGACGTCATGGCGATCTTCGGGTTCGAGTACGAGATGGAACTGTCCACCCGCCCGGAAAAGTCCATCGGTGACGATGCCTCCTGGGAGTTGGCCACCAACGCACTCCTGTCGGCGCTCAAGGATTCCGGCCGTCCCTACGAGATCAACGAGGGCGACGGTGCGTTCTACGGACCCAAGATAGACATCAAATTGCGCGATTGTCTTGACAGGCGGTGGCAGTGTGCTACTATCCAGTGTGATTTTACCCTTCCGGAGCGCTTTGATCTCAATTATATCGGGCCGGATGGGGAGAAAAAACGGCCCGTCATGGTCCACCGGGTGATTCTCGGTTCCATCGAGCGTTTTATCGGCGTTCTGATAGAACACTTTGCCGGCAGCTTCCCGCTCTGGCTCTCCCCGGTTCAGGCCATCGTGCTGACCGTCACCGATAACCAGATCGCGTTCGCTCAGGAAGTGCAGGCGCTTCTCAGGGCAGCCGGCGTCAGGGTGCAGGCGGATTTCCGTAATGAAAAGCTGAGTTTCAAGATTCGCGAGGCTCAGTTGCAGAAGGTTCCTTATATGTTGGTGATCGGTGACAAAGAGGTGGAGCAGGGGACCGTGACGCCACGCTATCGCGACGGCAAAAACCTGCAGCCCATGACGCCTGCCGATTTCGTCGATTTCATTGCCTTAGAATGCAGGAACTTCAGGTAA